TCCCGCAGCCATGGCCTATTATGCGGTAGCTCCTCTCCTTTGCGCGCTCCTTTTTTCTCTTCTCTCAGGGAAGCGCTCTCTCTGAAGAACATCTTCTGCTAACCCTATACGTAGATCCTTCAGATGGCCAAAACAGTAGATATTCAGTTGGGTCTGGAGGATTTGGTTCCATCTATGTGCGTGATCGAGCTATGGATTCTGAGATTGGTCTAACTGCAAATATTTTTGGGCGTATGATTGACACAAATATCAGAACAGGTGTTACTTCTCCAAGCAAGAATATGTGGTCCACCTCCATGAGCTTGGTATTCGATGATGCAAGCAGGTACGTACTCCTACCAGCTTCCTCTTTTCTCCTTTTGCGAATAGAACAGCTTGTACTCTTTCTGCATACTAGATTTGTCTGAAGTTCAACTTCACCAGTTTTATTTACAATATCagatatgtatgatgtgaaaatAAAATTCAGTGATGGTAGTATTTATTTGGTACTGAAATATTAAAGTTTGCAAAGTCTGACTAAAGAGAAAGCTAATAATACGGGCTAAATAAAAACGGAAGGAGTAGTATGGGCAGTCCATTAATTATTTGATTCTTGCGAATATAAGATATCTGTAATGAAGGCTGACTATGCAAAAACAGGTTCGGCAGGTCCACGCTTCAAGTGGCTGGCATTAGTACTGCAGATGACTCTGAGTGGAGCATCATTGGAGGGACGGGGAAATTTACTATGGCTCGAGGTACTGTGGTACGCAAAATAATCAAATTCTCCGGTTCGACGAGGAACGAACAACTTACTGTAGACGCATACTACACCCCAAGACCTTCCATAAAGGTAAGAAGAACTACTCATTATATCGCTGGATATAAAGAGTTCCCTTTAGTTCTACATATAATCTGTACTTTTGGTAATTTGATGTTCCATTGTTATCTTTGTTTTGTTTTATTAAAAAACGAACAAGCTTCTTTGGTGAGAATAAAACTGGATCATCCTCCTTTCGCCGATCAATGTTGTTTTATGTATCTGCATCTTTAGTAGTTTCATGATTTAAAGGATATTGACTGGGGATACTATCACCACTTGTACATTTACATACTGATGTGAGCATCTCTTATTAATTCATCCAAAATCACATTCGCTCAGAATTCACATGCACCAACGTTTTCAAACTTTTCCAACAAAAGGCGAATATATATCTTTTCAAGCTAAATATTTACGATTCATTGTTATATATTTTATGCAGGTTTCTGGTGATACTGGTATGGTGACACCGGTTTAGATCGTTCATCAATCAAGCCGGACAAGACGACCACCAAATTTTACCCCTTCTCTTTTATTTTACGCTTGAATAAATAATCCCTAGTTTGTGTTCGGGATTAGATACCACGTTGTTGGTTCCACGAATACCTTTTTAATTTGGTTTATCATTTCTACGTTTTGTTCTCCGGCTTAGTAGATGTTTGTGGTCAATAAAGTGATGTGTTAAATTTGCAGAGAAAAATGGCAACGACATGTATGTTTGTTTCATTATCTGCGTCTTTTTGAGCTAATTTTTTATGATTCCTACTCATGATAGGATTGGTGCCGGTCTTCCAATGTTCATGGATGGTTCTGTTTTGTGCAATGCAGTAATGACCGTTTCAAAATTTGGAATCTAACTTTCATAACAACTCCCGCAACAACTATATCAGTGAGTTGAGCAATTACACACTGACGGACATACTTGAATTTGTAGATGGTAATCACGCATTTAAAAAATGATGAAACAAatttgatcatgtatataaaaatggtaatcaagcatttaaaaaatgttaaacaaatatttaaaaaatattaaatTTGTAGAGAAAAAAATATTAACCatctacttcctccgttcctaaataccccctccgttcataaatatctgtctttctagagatttcaacaagtgtacgaagtaaaatgagtgaatctacactctaaaatatgtctatatacatccatatgtggtaatccatttgaaatctttaaaaagacaaatatttaggaacggagggagtatagtctttgtagagattccactatggactacatacggagcaaaataaaTGAATTTACACTAAAATGCATCTATGTACATCCATGTGTGGTACATAGTGAAacctctacaaagacttatatttaggaacggagggagtattaaataAATGATGATAATTTTTTATCATGTATATagaaatgttaatcaagcatttgaaagaATTTGAAtgagtatttgaaaaatgttaataaCGCAAATGAAAAATGTTAAACGTGTTTATAAAAAATGTTGACCACGTTTTCAACAAAAATGTTGATATTGCATTTAGAAAATGTTAATCAaccatttgaaaaatgttaaaatgTGCTTAGAAAAAACATTATCATATATTAGaaaatgttaatcttgtatttgaGAACGTTAATAAAGCATTTGAACAGTGTTTAAAAGTGTATATagaaaaatgttgaacatgtaTTCAACAAATGTTAATATTGTATTTGAAATATGTTAAttaagcatttgaaaaatgttaaatatgTTTATAGAAATAAAGTTGACTATGTATTACAAAAATGTTAAATTTGTATTGGAAAATGTTAGACATGTATTGGAAAAATGTTGTCGACATATACAAAAAAAGTAGTATGAAAACCGAAAGAATCaaagaaaaacccaaaaataaaaaaaagaaacaaaGTAAACTAAAGAAAAAAGGAAATGAAAAATAAAACCGAAGAAAAATGCAAAGAGAAAGAAAAAACAAGAATAccgaagaagaaaaaagaaaagagccaacagaaaacaaaaaaaatgcattgaaaactaaGAAGATTTAAACGTATTTAAAGAATATTAAACGTGTGTTAGAAAAATGAAGAATGAAAACcaaaagaaataaataaaaactGAAACAAAACCAAAAAAGAAGAAATACAAAAAATAAAACTAAAGAAACAAATGCAAATAAGTGGGAAAACAGTGAAAACCGATaaagaaaaatggaaaaaaataaACATTGAACTAAGAAGGAAACAAAAAGCGAAGAATAAAAAGAAACCAATGAAAATCAAGAAAGAAATATAATAAAGCtgaagaaaaataaataaaataaaaaaggtAGAAACGAAGAAATTCTGatgaaaaaagaaagaaagaaagaaaacccCGAAAATACGAAAAAACCAATGAAAAGCCAGCTCTTTTAGCCTCAACTATGTCGCGCCCAAGTTTGTACCACGAAATGGGCGCTGACTCGGTGACTCATCCATTAGACCCGGGTTTGAATCTTGGGATCCCCAGATTTCGAGCCTAGTTGCTTGGCCCGGAGCTATTCCCTTGGAGAGCagatatagctcccggggggttggGGTTGCACATTGTAAATAAAATTTTTCTTAGTAGAGCGCATTGTAAATAAATCAATTTTATGAAAATTTTAAATATCATTTGCTAGTTTGAAAGAAAAAAACAGATGCCAAACGTTGCACTCATCTTTTTTTAGAGGGTAGTTaggtctcagtcgactgagacatAACCAAGTCTCAGCCAAGTGACATAGTAGTATataagaagaaggaaaaaaactGAAAGAAAAAATTATACGAACCTCCATGGAAGATCCAAGGAATATAGCATCGACTGAGACATAACGAAGTCTCAGTCAGCAAAACTGTTTTTTGTAAGAATCTGACTCATCCTAAAttgcacattgcaaataatcagcCGAAGAAGAGAGATGTTCTTTACGGCCTGGCCCATTCGGCCCGTCACTCGCTCCGGCTAAGCTCTGCTTTTGTGTGGGAGGGAGCGAGGCAACCACCAGCACCAGGAAAACGAGCGGACGCCGGAGAAGGGAGAGGTCAGAGGAGGATGGCAGCGGCCGCGGCGGAGGGTGCGGCGgcgccggtggcggcggcgatgagGGCGGTGCTCGCGCGGGCGGGGCGCGCGGCGGAGCGGTCCgggcgggcggcggaggcggtgcGGGTGGTGGCGATTGGGAAGACCAAGCCGGTGTCGCTGCTGCGGCAGCTCTACGACGCCGGCCACCGCTCCTTCGGCGAGAACTACGTCCAGGAGTTCGTCACCAAGGCGCCGCAGGTGAGGCCACCTCCGGATTGGATTCGACTGGATCCCCATCTGTTTGCTGGCTGATTGATTCAGTTCTGTTCTGCCGTCTTCTGCGTGCAGCTTCCGGAAGACATCCGGTGGCATTTCGTCGGGCACTTGCAGAGCAACAAGGTGAAATCGCTAGTAGGTATGGTTAAGCTTTGCCTTGGCGTGCCGCGTCTGTTTTCATGGAAGATTTGACAAATGGTTGTGACCACATCTCACATAGACAATTTGGTGTTTTTATATGCTATCAAAGTAGGGGAACGGCAGGGTTAGCTAATTAGTTAGTGATACTAgtaggtggtctacggatctggatgcaattttattatttctagtgtttattgtactaccatgattgaagatgaatagatcgCAAAAAAAACTTAGTGATACTAGTAGGTTGTCATACCTTGGTACCACTGATCACTGATGTGCTCACCGAGTGGCGAGTGCCAACGTGATAATGCATGTGCTCTTCAGGATATAAGAAACTGATTTATGAACATCAACACATTTTAACTCTGCCTCTCGTAATAATGTTTTATCAGCCTGTTTATTCTTTGGTTCATGCACCTTTTATTTCCCAAATGCTACATAAAAGAGTTATAAGTTGTAGACTCAGACTTAGCACGGCAGTGGTGGAGCCAAATTAAGTGATTCAAGTAATTCAAATCACACACGGCCGTATTTCTGCATGTGCAACCGGAGCAGCTGCACAGGGTCCCCAAAACTATGGGGCCCCTGATTTTTCTAAGCACATATTAATAATAAGTGGATCACAAACTAATGAACCGTGAAATGAAATTGTACAGAGAAAAAAATAGCAGTCAATTGTGGAACCACCACCTCAGATCAGAAGGCCGCACCCGCGTCGCTCTCCAAGGGGGCGGCTCGGGTGACCTAACCCCGCCGCCACCCCCTCCTGCTCCCTCCCCCTCGCCGCCGTTGGGCGTCCCCGCCGGGCAAAGCCCGTGCGGGTGCTGGCGGCGGCGGGCCTTTCCTCTCCCGTCACGCATGGAGGTCAGCCCTGGACGGCGCGCCGTGCGACGCGGAGCTGCACGCCGGCATGGATCTGGCCCTCCGACATCTTCTATGGCGCGGTGGTGCGGGATGCTGGGGCGGCGGCCCTAGGGAGCGGCGGTCCCCTCCTCTCCTCGCGGTGGAGGAGCGGCGGCTGACCGTTTTGGCGGCGGATCGGGGCGTTTTGCTCGGATCTGGTGGGCGCGCGCCGTCGACGGGATGTGGCGGTGCTGGCCGTCCTGGGCCGCGTGGGTGGCAGGGCGGCTGCGCGTGGTGGAGGCCCCGACGCCTCTGGCCCTTGGCGGCATGGAGGGCTTGGGTTGGGTCGGCGCCATGTGTGGTTTGCCCTCCGGACAGATCTGATCTGGTTAGTGCGACCTCAATGTGCGGCGGCTCAGATCGGCGGCGACCCGTGCACACGATGCTTGATGGAGGTTCCTTGAGCGGATCCGGGTGAAAACCTAGTTCTCGGCTTGATGCCAAGACCGGCGTTGGCGGCACCTTTGTGTCATTACCTTCTTGAAGGCCTCGCCGTGGAGAAGCTCCAGACCTCTATCCActacctccgggggaaaccctagatcagtagatcagatgacggcggcgcgttggTGTCGTTTCCTCCTTgggggcgtcattcttggaggCGTACATGGGTTCGAGGGACCAGTGGGCGGCTTttttggtggagcggtgcttcatcctgCACATTGATGACGGCGGATCTCGGCGGCGTGGTGCAGTGGAGACTCGGCGCCCGATGCGCGGTGCTAGACTCGCGCAGGAGGGGGTTGTTGTCTGGcatggtggcgtcgatggcagagtGGCCTGGCAAGGTAGAAGCAATATCTGCTCTGAAGACGGACCAgtggaagatggcggcggcgACACATGTGAGTGCGTCAGACCAGTTCAtgccccagacccggtatgtggctcggctggggcttcTGGCTTTTGATGATAGGCTTAGGTGAGTGGACTGGGTATTTGGCCCAGCTAGCGCCCCTTCATCATATGGATAGGAGTAGTGGCATATGATGCCAAGATGGCGGATTCAGGCCTATTAttgtaatactttgtaaggtcctcgagaataatcaataaagtggccgcatgcatctcccagatgcagaggccgggggtcatcctccttttctaaaaaaaaccgTGGAACCACCACCGACCGAGGCCCCACAACCAAACCAGTCTCTCTGTACATAACGCAAGGAGAACCCTTTAAGCAGATTACTTATCaagtttttttttcttctctgtCTTCCTTGAGACCTCAGTGCTCAGTGGCAAATCAAATCCCCGAATTAATTCCGTGGAAATTAACTTCTCGTCATTCTTTCTTGAGTATCCTAATAGCTCAAAGATTTTTCTTTTGGTGTGATGTAATCCTTTGAAATATCTATACTACTACTACCACATTGCTAAAAAAAAAAATCTATACTACTACCACAAATACGCAGTGATTCTTTCGCAAAAAAAAATACACAGTGATTAATAAAAATATTTTTATTGGCTTTATTATACATGGGGCCTAAATTGTGATTTTGCTCCGGGGCCTAGATTTCCTGGGTACGGCCCTGAAATCACATGACGTCTCTACTGCAACCATTCACATGACAGTCCAGTCTCCAGTCAATTGGATTGTGGGCTCTCTAGTCTTCACTCTTGGGGGTTCAAGCACATAGATTGTCATACTTATTAGGCTATAACACAACTATAAATAACATATATTTTGAAACTCAACCCCCGAACGCCACTGTAAGTGCACGTGTCTTTTGATTTTATGGTTCTAATTTTCTAAACAATTAACCATCGTAGGCACTATACTGCTTGGGCTCAGTTACCTATTTCTACCGTTTTGCAGCTGCTGTTCCAAATCTTGACATGGTTGAGGGTGTAGGTAATGAAAAGGTAAGCAAGCAGCAACAAACACACGTTATGTTTAAAAGTTAAATGCATCTAAACCAATATGGTGTTTGTATATCTACAGAAAAGGATGATAATACTGATTACAGCATATTTGTTATATATGAGTTCATCCTTATCTTCTCCGTCTGAGTATTACATAATGTTGGCATTCTTTCAGATTGCTAATCATCTGGATCGTGCTGTTGTTAGCTTGGGGAGGGAGCCTTTGAAAGTTATGGTGCAAGTAAACACCAGTGGAGAAGAGTGTGAGTACAGAGAAGATATTCAATTGACCCAGTCACTTAATTTCTGTTCAAGGATATATCTTTAAACTGCCGTAATTTGCGAAACATCAGTTAACTGCATTTATGATACAATCTTTAAACTGCCGTAATATTTCTAGACTTGTTTTATTACTTCAGAAGCCATGTTATAAAATAGCTAGATTTGTTTCATTACTTCAGAAGCATGCCCATAACAAATAGCCAAACTTTTCTCCTGATTCAAGTCGCTGCCATGCTGTTATATATTGCTTTTCTTTATGATTATATTATAGAtgtttttcttggcgatgatgaATCCACTGGTGTAACACTTCTGTTTTCATTCAGCAAAATCTGGTATCGATCCTTCTAAATGTGTGGAGCTTGCTAAGCATGTGAAACTAGCTTGCCCAAACTTAATACTGTCAGGACTCATGACAATAGGGATGAAAGATTACTCCTCAACACCGGAAAATTTTAAGGTGGCTTTCTATTATGATGTCATCACGAATGCTCCTTCTGTGTTGGGTTGACTTTTACAAGATGTTTTGTGTGATCTGAATACAGGCATTGGCAAATTGTAAGCTTGAAGTTTGCAAGGCCCTTGGGATACCGACAGAACGGTTTGAACTCTCCATGGGAATGTCCGGTGACTTTGAGCAAGCGGTAAGAAAACATTAATCTCTCATGTTTATGTGGGGTTTTCGAACATCCCATCCCATTAAAACCAGAGTTTTGGTGTAAACATAGTACGATTCTTGGACCTCCATTAGTCCTCAAAGCAATTTTGACATTTCCTGTTTTGCTATCTGTGTTCAGATAGAGCTGGGCAGCACAAATGTGAGGGTTGGGTCAACaatattcggaccaagggagtaTCCAAACCAAAAGCAGAATTAAAGAACACGTGTGTCATGTGCTCCTTGATACAGTTCTTATTGCCTATGTGCATTGTATGTATGTATGATGGCATGTAAATGTACATGTAAATATCTGATGTTTACAAGTGTATAGATATGACAGTACTATTCAACCACACATTTTTTTTACATGTGTACTTAATAATGAACTACAGTAATATACAACTAAAAATGCGTGCAGCAAAGCAAGAGAAATAGTACCAGTCTTTTGCCCGAATCACAGAATTGAAGAACTCTGTTTCATGTGTTCCTCAATGCAGTTCTTATGTACATTCTATGTATGATGGCATGTAAATATCTGATTGTTCAGAAGTGTATAGTTCCATAAAGGGCACTGGAAGAGAAAGTGAGATATAGCTCCATTACTAAGGGCAGCCTTTTACCCGAATGAACATATTTGGGGTATACCCTGGTGGTATTGCATTACTAAGAGTAAAGACTATGCAAGCCCATTTTCTTCAAAGATTTTCACAGAATTGAAGAACTCTGTTTCATGTGTTCCTCAATACAGTTCTTATGTACATTGTATGTATGATGGCATGTAAATATCTGATGTTCAGAAGTGTATAGTTCCATAAAGGGCACTGGAAGAGAAAGTGAGATATAGCTCCATTACTAAGGGCAGCCTTTTACCCGAATGAACATATTTTAGCACTTCCAATCATTTTACCTCCTATATGCCAGTACTTTTGAACTGCAGATTTTGGTTTTTACATTTGTGCGCTTTAGTAACTAATAGACTAATGTACAACCTAAGGAAGCTCAAAGAGCAAAACCTCTTTTCCAGGCAATTACAAGAGCTCACTTCATAGACACACAGTTGCTCGTTTACGCAAAAACGTGTGCAGCAAAGCGAGAGAAACTAGTACCAGCCCAACAGCTGAATGAAGCACTACTACTAACCAGCCAAACCAAAATACCACAATTCTCTTCACCATCATGTTACATACAGACCACAGGCACAAAGCATCTAGAGCCCAAGCATACTGTTATAGACACATCATAATGGTACTCCAAACATACTGTTATAGACCCCAGTTGGCATGAGCAGTTCGCTATCTCGAAAAATAAAAATACGGTTATACTAGAACGGCCCCTTGTCCAAGATTTCTGGTGCCACCACAATAATGTTGCATCCAATAGCCAACTTTGATCAACCCGAAGCGCAGTTTGCTTCGCAGGTTAATTTCTCTCCTGCAATGCAGACAAAGAAGACAGCACATATGAGCACCGTGGAAATAGCAGCATTAGGTTTTGCAGGATACATACTACTGAAGCAAGCATTATTCCTGACTTCACAACGAGTCCCAAAGCAATGCTACAACTATAGCAGAAACTAAACATCTCCCCTGCCCACTTAAAACTCAACACCCACGCACATACATCCTCATCTTAACAGGACACGGTAATCCATGCACATGCACAGCAACAACGGTACTCCAAACATACTGTTATAGACACCACTTGGCATGAGCGCTCCACTATCTCAAAAAATGGGGGGTGGAATCTTTGCAGCAGCAAAAATTACACTTGTCAACCTTTCACAGTCACTTATCAGGCAAAGTTCCAAGACAGCGACGACTTAGCTAAACAATAGCGTCGACATTGGACTCACGACCTTGACGAATAAAAGCCATCTCTAGAAATCATTTGTACCATCACCCACTTCTGTTATAATCTTAATTTAAACTCATCCTTCTGGATTTGCTGCTAAATAGTCATTTGAATATTTTGATTAACAAACAGAAAATATCAAACTAAATGACTGTAACTAGTCACTAGTAGGGAGCAAATGTACCTTGAGAGCTTCTGGACAGTTATGATACCCCATTGTACTGCATCAGGAAATGCTTGGAAGGACCCAAACCGGAGACCCATAATCCTCAGTTCGCCCTGGGTGGTCTATAACGAATTCATGATAAGACCCATCAACCAAAGAATACTCGCTCCACTTCCCAGCGTACCCAGTGAAGTACAAGCAGTCCCCTCGAACTGCCGGATGATCTGGACCAAGGCAACCGGCAAACTCATGCCAATTAAAGAACAAGCTGCAACCACCAAGGCTAGTAGTCCTCGCCCACTTCCCCTCCCCGGATTGCAGATAGAAAACATGGTACACCCATGGATTGTACTCCACCCTTACAATGAGCAATAACTCACCACACCGCTCCGCTAGCCAGAACCTTGGACAATTATCGTCCGGCACACTCAATTTATCTCCAAGAAACGACAATACCGCAGAGTTCTTGTCAAGCTCGACGACAGCGAGGCGGTAATGTGGGTGATTGTAAATCAGCGCATAGAGGGTGCCTTTCACGAACATCAGATCGTAAACCAGGTAGCCTACATCGCAGCGCGCTGCCTGCCAGTGATCATCCTCAATGTGGCAGTAGTAGAGGACGCGGCAGAGCTTCCTGAAGGTGACAACGAGGTCGCCAGAAAAGACGACTTCTTCAGAGTAGCACGGTTCCGGGGAATCGGGCAGGCGGGCTCGCTCGCCTGTGAGGAGGTGGCGGATGCGGAGCTCGCGGTGGGTGTCATAGCGGTCGCGGTCCTGGATGGCGACGCGGCAGCCGGAGGAGTAGAACTCGGTGAGGCTGTGGTCGGTGCAGGGGAGGCGGAAGCGGAGGATGCGGCGGAGGGGGACGTGAAAGAGGGCCCCCGAGGCAGAGGCCATGCGGGGGAAGAGGAGGAGCGGAGCCTGGGAGGCGAGGTTGGCCGGCGACGGCGGGAGGAGATCCCGGTAGGTGCGGCATGCGGCGCGGAGGGCGAAGAAGTCCTCGAGGGTCGTCAGCCGGCTCGCGACCAACGGGATCAGCTCCGGCAGGAAGTACGGCGACGCCGAGGCGGTGTTTGTGGAGGAGgtcgtggtggtggtggtggcggtggccgACGGCGAGGTGCTCGTCCGGCGCCTCTTTGAGGAAGCCATTCCTCGCCGCCGCTTCGGCAGCGGAGTGGGTGAATGCTGGGTAGGGTTAGAGGCTTAGGAGGCCTGTTGATGGGCCAGGCCGGGCTGGGCCTATCATGTCTTGGGCTTGGGTCGTCTACTTTTAAAATTTGACGCGGTAAaaatctcaaaaaaaaaaacttccgcgcaaaaaaagagaaaaactTCATGTGACATCGGGGTTTACAACTTTAGTGGTAGTTCTGGTTTTCACCTTGACGCATAGTCCCTGTAGATTTAATTTACTTTTACATATAACCTTTTATGGCAAACCCATCTCTTGGTTCAGAAAAGTCCATATAAACTTGTGACTTCGTCACACATGCTTTAGTTTTCCATATTTACTCTTCTCACTCGATATGGATGATGGAGAGAAATGTATGCGTTGAGGTAAGATGACATAGAGCCTATAAATTGTAATGCAAAATTATGAGGTTCATCCTCTCCTGATTTTCCTCCTCTACTCCTCGTCTCACATCTTTAGTGGTATTTCTATATTGTTTTGTGAAACTATGACCAGAGGTGAACTATATAATCTTCTCTTCCTTTGATCAACCATATTATAGTTGCTTTTTTCTCTATTATTGCAATATCGATGTCATACATGTTGATCTTTGTGTTATTAGTTTCTTGTGCCACTTGCTCATCTAAGGCAGCATAAAAGAATGTTAAAACATCTTCTCTCACTCACTCTTGTCACAGTGTTGATCTTTTCAATGATTTTCCCATTTCTCGTAAATGAACTTAAATTGCTAATTTATTCTAAATTTTATGTCACTTTTTCAGTTCATCCAAAACTTAGTTATTTATTGACTTCATATTGAATGtctatgattttttttctaaattTGAGAATAAATTTATATTGTATTTTATTCACCTAGTAGGATGCTTTCTTAACTCACCTAATACACGTGTTAACTCGCCAATGCATTGTGTCGAACATTACTATGGTGTAGGTACACCTGGCCATGGGCAACCCGGCCCGAAAAAGCCTGGCCCGACGTTGCTCACAGGCCGGGCGCGCCATATTTACGATTTAACAAAGAGGCCTGGCCCGAGGCCCAGCGAGCTTTTACACTGACGAGTCGGGCTTGGGCCTGATTTCTAGGCCCGACGCCCGGGCCTGGGTTTTCTGCGTCGGGCTTGGTTAGGCCCGGCCCGAGGGATGGCCAGGTATAGGTGTAGGGATATTTTGATGCGTTATATTCCCTCTAATCCAAAATATGTGTCTTGGTTAACCACGACACTTTATTTTGGATCGGATTGAGCAACATTTTTCTTAGCCGGGTGTTTGTCTTTTTATTGGTTGGCCTTTGCCAAAAAAAACATCTTAACACCTTTAGTGTTTGCTTGCATACATGTATGGGGTGACGTGCACTTTGCCTCGTTGTCCTTCAATCATGAGTTAGACCGATCTTTTTTAGGAGGGATGTTATGACTGATTACTTCGTTGCGTGTTTCATCAAAGTTGAAACTATTATGTGTGGTTGTGTTGTTCTTGCATGTAACACAAAAATCAGCATATTGGCACCACGTTCACCTAAAAGTGGACCTCAAAGAATCACCCATCAATTCACTCCCTTACAAGTGGGCCCATCAACGACCCCCAAACCTGACATACTAAGGGTGTGTTCGGTTCGTGGAATCAAGTAGAACGTCACGGGTCAGTCCCGTACCTGGCAGCGATTCCAGCGTTTGGTTTGCGAAAGAGAGGGAACGGAATGGTTCCTCGCGAGGGAATATACCCCTGATATGCGGAACCAAGTGATTCCTCCAAATCGGCGGTACCACGCGGAACGGCTCGCGCGCGAGGTCTGTCCCTTGTCTCGCCCTGACCCAGCGCTTCCCTCGCCCTCGCCCCTCCCCCAAATCACGCCACCGAGCTAGCCCCTCCTCCCAATCCCGCCGCTGCCCTTGTTCCCGAGGTTCACCTGACCGACCCATACACGACGGTGAGCAACGCCGCCGTGCCGTTGCTCCTTTCCTTTCTTTCCCTTTCTCTCCTCCTTACCTCCCGACCCTTCCTTCCACGCCGCCTGAACGCTCTTACCGTTGCGCCGCCGGCCATGGCTTCCGCCGCCATAGCCTGCCTCTGTCGTCGCATGTCTCCTACGCCGGCGTTCGTTCTCCACCGATAGTCACAGCGCATCCCCGCCCACACGCGCCTGCAGCGCCtccttttttttgaaaaaaaagacATCCTCGTCCTCCGCATTACGCCCAGCGACATCCTCGTCTGATTTTTTACCTCCTGAATTTCCTTGTATTTACATGATATTTTACCTCTGTATATGTGTGTTGTTTGTATTTGATGTAAATATTTGAGTAGTGCGGTGAACAAATCCATTCGGTTCCATCTCATAAACCAAACACCCAAATGTAACCATTCCATTCCTCTGAATTCCTTCTACCAAACGTAAGGACGGAACCGACCCATTCTAGTGGAATGGAGCCATTATATTCCTTTCCAC
This sequence is a window from Triticum urartu cultivar G1812 unplaced genomic scaffold, Tu2.1 TuUngrouped_contig_451, whole genome shotgun sequence. Protein-coding genes within it:
- the LOC125527932 gene encoding pyridoxal phosphate homeostasis protein-like isoform X1, whose translation is MAAAAAEGAAAPVAAAMRAVLARAGRAAERSGRAAEAVRVVAIGKTKPVSLLRQLYDAGHRSFGENYVQEFVTKAPQLPEDIRWHFVGHLQSNKVKSLVAAVPNLDMVEGVGNEKIANHLDRAVVSLGREPLKVMVQVNTSGEESKSGIDPSKCVELAKHVKLACPNLILSGLMTIGMKDYSSTPENFKALANCKLEVCKALGIPTERFELSMGMSGDFEQAIELGSTNVRVGSTIFGPREYPNQKQN
- the LOC125527932 gene encoding pyridoxal phosphate homeostasis protein-like isoform X2 → MAAAAAEGAAAPVAAAMRAVLARAGRAAERSGRAAEAVRVVAIGKTKPVSLLRQLYDAGHRSFGENYVQEFVTKAPQLPEDIRWHFVGHLQSNKVKSLVGNEKIANHLDRAVVSLGREPLKVMVQVNTSGEESKSGIDPSKCVELAKHVKLACPNLILSGLMTIGMKDYSSTPENFKALANCKLEVCKALGIPTERFELSMGMSGDFEQAIELGSTNVRVGSTIFGPREYPNQKQN
- the LOC125527930 gene encoding uncharacterized protein LOC125527930, which codes for MASSKRRRTSTSPSATATTTTTTSSTNTASASPYFLPELIPLVASRLTTLEDFFALRAACRTYRDLLPPSPANLASQAPLLLFPRMASASGALFHVPLRRILRFRLPCTDHSLTEFYSSGCRVAIQDRDRYDTHRELRIRHLLTGERARLPDSPEPCYSEEVVFSGDLVVTFRKLCRVLYYCHIEDDHWQAARCDVGYLVYDLMFVKGTLYALIYNHPHYRLAVVELDKNSAVLSFLGDKLSVPDDNCPRFWLAERCGELLLIVRVEYNPWVYHVFYLQSGEGKWARTTSLGGCSLFFNWHEFAGCLGPDHPAVRGDCLYFTGYAGKWSEYSLVDGSYHEFVIDHPGRTEDYGSPVWVLPSIS